One window of Campylobacter sp. RM12651 genomic DNA carries:
- the dcm gene encoding DNA (cytosine-5-)-methyltransferase, whose translation MLKVAGFFAGSGGIELGFSQAGFNIIYANEINLLAAKIYEANFKHKVDIKDIKDVDNVPNCDVIVGGFPCQSFSLAGLKLGFSDKINGNCFFELARMIKLKNPKAFMLENVKGLVNHDKGKTLNIIKNTLEELGYYLHINIYNAKEYANIPQNRERIFIIGFQDKRAYERYKPLGKVPLTKSINEFVDFNALVDEKYYIKESFTRYELVKDIEKYKIYTIAFKQARTNKDNVCPCLLASMGKGGGRTPFIKTSDDKIRALTPNECFKLQGYPDDFIYPQNISKTQLYIAAGNSVVVPLIKEIALSIKEALE comes from the coding sequence ATGCTAAAAGTTGCAGGATTTTTTGCAGGTAGTGGTGGGATTGAACTTGGATTTAGCCAAGCTGGATTTAATATAATTTATGCAAACGAGATAAATCTACTAGCAGCTAAAATATACGAAGCAAACTTCAAACACAAAGTAGATATTAAAGATATAAAAGATGTAGATAATGTGCCTAATTGTGATGTAATAGTGGGTGGTTTTCCTTGTCAAAGCTTTAGCCTTGCTGGTCTTAAGCTTGGATTTAGTGATAAAATAAATGGTAATTGCTTTTTTGAACTTGCAAGAATGATAAAACTTAAAAACCCAAAAGCATTTATGCTTGAAAATGTAAAAGGACTTGTAAATCACGATAAGGGTAAAACGCTAAATATTATTAAAAATACTTTAGAAGAGCTAGGATATTACTTACATATAAATATTTATAATGCAAAGGAATATGCAAATATCCCACAAAATAGAGAAAGAATATTTATAATCGGATTTCAAGATAAAAGAGCTTATGAAAGATACAAGCCTTTAGGAAAAGTGCCTTTAACTAAAAGTATAAATGAGTTTGTAGATTTTAATGCTTTAGTAGATGAGAAATACTATATAAAAGAGAGTTTTACTAGATATGAATTGGTAAAAGATATAGAAAAATATAAAATATATACTATTGCATTCAAACAAGCTAGAACAAATAAAGATAATGTATGCCCTTGCTTACTTGCAAGTATGGGTAAAGGTGGTGGTAGAACACCTTTTATAAAGACAAGTGATGATAAGATTAGAGCATTAACTCCTAACGAGTGTTTTAAGCTGCAAGGCTATCCTGATGATTTTATTTATCCACAAAATATATCTAAAACACAACTTTATATAGCGGCCGGTAATAGTGTCGTAGTGCCACTCATAAAAGAAATCGCATTAAGTATCAAAGAAGCTTTAGAATAA
- the ilvD gene encoding dihydroxy-acid dehydratase, whose protein sequence is MRSDTIKKGYTKAPSRSLLRAVGLKDEDFAKPFIGVCNSFIEIIPGHFYLNKYAEIIKDEIRKNGCVPFEFNCIGVDDGIAMGHSGMLYSLPSRELIASSVETVMNAHSLDAMIAIPNCDKITPGMIMGALRVNVPTIFVSGGAMAAGKLKDGSQIDLNTAFEAVGEYEVGKIDEAKLKEIECAACPGAGSCSGMFTANSMNSLMESLGIALKGNGTILALTSEREELLRSAARRICEIAKSEELSEKYKIRNILNNKSLKNALVCDMAMGGSTNTILHTLAIAKEAYADEIDLKLMHEIAQDTPHIAKVSPSLPGTHMQDVGSSGGIYAIMNEVSKKSKFFSKDALTISGDSIGELIKDSNPNGKAIKTLENPYSERGGLCVLFGNIAREGAVIKVAGIVGDKVFRGKCVCFNSQDEAIAGISSGKVVAGDCVVIRYEGPKGGPGMQEMLSPTSLIMGRGLGASVALLTDGRFSGATRGFSVGHCSPEAAEGGEIGLIKDGDLIEIDTIKCTINLLIDDEEMARRRAEFKPIKKELNSRWLRMYQKLVSNASSGGVLDLDGLNEMK, encoded by the coding sequence ATGAGAAGTGATACTATTAAAAAAGGTTATACAAAAGCACCAAGTAGGTCATTATTAAGAGCCGTTGGGCTAAAAGATGAAGATTTTGCAAAGCCATTTATTGGGGTTTGTAATAGTTTTATAGAGATTATTCCAGGGCATTTTTATCTAAACAAATATGCTGAAATTATCAAAGATGAAATACGCAAAAACGGCTGTGTGCCATTTGAGTTTAACTGCATTGGTGTTGATGATGGTATTGCTATGGGACATAGTGGAATGCTTTATTCGTTGCCAAGTCGCGAATTAATAGCAAGTAGTGTTGAGACGGTTATGAACGCACATAGCCTAGATGCAATGATAGCTATTCCAAACTGCGATAAAATTACTCCAGGTATGATTATGGGGGCTTTAAGAGTGAATGTGCCTACTATTTTTGTAAGTGGTGGAGCGATGGCTGCAGGTAAGCTTAAAGATGGTTCTCAAATTGATTTAAATACAGCGTTTGAAGCAGTTGGCGAATACGAAGTTGGTAAAATTGATGAAGCGAAATTAAAAGAAATTGAATGCGCTGCATGTCCTGGAGCTGGAAGTTGCAGTGGAATGTTTACTGCAAATTCAATGAATTCTTTAATGGAAAGCCTTGGTATTGCACTTAAAGGAAATGGAACTATTTTAGCTTTAACTTCTGAAAGAGAAGAATTATTAAGAAGTGCTGCAAGAAGAATTTGTGAGATTGCAAAGAGCGAAGAGCTAAGCGAAAAATACAAAATTAGAAATATTTTAAATAATAAGAGTTTAAAAAACGCTCTTGTTTGTGATATGGCAATGGGCGGTAGCACGAATACAATTTTACACACTTTAGCAATTGCAAAAGAAGCTTATGCTGATGAGATTGATTTAAAATTAATGCACGAAATCGCTCAAGATACACCACATATAGCTAAGGTTAGCCCAAGTCTGCCAGGAACTCATATGCAAGATGTAGGAAGTAGTGGTGGAATATATGCAATAATGAATGAAGTTAGTAAAAAAAGTAAATTCTTTAGCAAAGATGCACTTACTATTAGTGGAGATAGCATAGGAGAACTTATTAAGGATAGTAATCCTAATGGAAAGGCTATTAAAACGCTTGAAAATCCATACTCTGAGCGTGGTGGATTATGCGTATTATTTGGCAATATCGCAAGAGAAGGTGCGGTAATAAAGGTAGCCGGTATCGTTGGTGATAAGGTTTTCCGTGGTAAATGTGTTTGCTTTAATTCTCAAGATGAAGCAATAGCAGGGATTAGCAGTGGAAAAGTGGTTGCTGGAGATTGTGTAGTAATTCGCTATGAAGGTCCAAAAGGTGGTCCTGGAATGCAAGAAATGTTAAGCCCAACAAGTCTTATTATGGGTAGGGGCTTAGGTGCGTCGGTTGCATTACTTACTGATGGTAGATTTAGTGGGGCGACTCGTGGTTTTAGTGTAGGGCATTGCTCACCTGAAGCTGCTGAAGGTGGCGAAATAGGGCTTATTAAAGATGGAGATTTAATAGAAATTGACACTATTAAATGCACTATAAATCTATTAATTGATGATGAAGAAATGGCTAGAAGAAGAGCAGAATTTAAGCCTATTAAAAAAGAGCTTAATTCAAGATGGCTTAGAATGTATCAAAAGCTAGTTAGTAATGCTAGTAGCGGCGGTGTTTTAGACCTTGATGGTTTGAATGAAATGAAATAA
- a CDS encoding type II toxin-antitoxin system YafQ family toxin: MNKNQLIYFYKTLTANFDDLVVFSSVFKKQLKKLELKNDELEVLLEVISTLANHKSLDEKYKNHKLSGKYSKYYECHIKPDILLVYNYENGKLILYLYAIGSHSELF, translated from the coding sequence ATGAATAAAAATCAATTAATATATTTTTACAAAACACTAACTGCTAATTTTGATGATTTGGTCGTTTTTTCATCGGTTTTTAAAAAACAACTTAAAAAACTAGAGCTTAAAAACGATGAGCTAGAAGTGTTATTAGAAGTTATAAGCACTTTAGCAAATCATAAAAGCCTAGATGAAAAATACAAAAATCATAAACTTAGTGGCAAATATTCTAAATATTATGAATGTCATATAAAGCCTGATATTTTACTCGTTTATAACTACGAAAACGGCAAATTGATTTTATATCTTTATGCGATAGGTTCGCACTCTGAATTATTCTAA
- a CDS encoding 4Fe-4S dicluster domain-containing protein produces MKKFVMIHDENLCIGCEACSVACKNENQIPSGVFRVQVHAKMKGVFPNLQTDFTRASCVMCEDSPCVSVCPTGASFKLANGITLIDENLCVSCKYCILACPYNARFLNPITKAIDKCTFCYPNRVSDGLTPACVSVCPTDALIFGDINDNNSEVNKVLASKSVEYPKAHLGTKPKLGFIKNTKGGRYE; encoded by the coding sequence ATGAAAAAGTTTGTAATGATTCACGATGAAAATTTATGTATAGGTTGCGAGGCTTGTAGCGTAGCTTGTAAAAACGAAAATCAAATTCCAAGTGGGGTTTTTAGAGTGCAAGTTCATGCGAAAATGAAGGGAGTTTTTCCAAATCTTCAAACAGATTTTACAAGGGCAAGTTGTGTAATGTGCGAAGATAGCCCGTGTGTAAGCGTATGTCCTACGGGAGCTAGTTTTAAACTAGCAAATGGAATAACATTAATTGATGAAAATTTATGCGTATCTTGCAAATACTGCATATTAGCCTGTCCTTATAATGCAAGATTTCTTAATCCTATCACAAAAGCAATTGATAAATGCACTTTTTGTTATCCAAATAGAGTAAGCGATGGTTTAACCCCTGCTTGTGTTAGCGTATGTCCTACTGATGCACTAATTTTTGGGGATATAAATGATAACAATTCAGAAGTTAATAAAGTCTTAGCAAGTAAAAGCGTTGAATATCCTAAAGCTCATTTAGGCACTAAACCAAAACTAGGTTTTATAAAAAACACAAAAGGAGGACGCTATGAATAA
- the nrfD gene encoding NrfD/PsrC family molybdoenzyme membrane anchor subunit: MNNMAGSLMQYNEIYWPWPIALYLFLAGLSAGCLMVSLIVKFNRFTHNTNSIWDATIKAGALISPLAISLGLLLLIIDLGKPLTFYLLLIKYNFTSVMTLGVLFLLVYTPLAFLYALIIFEREIGLYFRFLIPITNSIRKMANFAKMIEYVLFFLALCVGAYTGFLLSAISKIPLWNTPILPLLFVVSAFSCGIAANILVGILFFKAHLNKENIKYLLVLDLRAIMLEIPILLLLFVGMYYSGGESLISLKAIFSHEFYSKLFWFGVLGTGLILPILIALTALKNHAYKPAFIIINSLAVLVGVVMLRFFIVYAGQVCIS; this comes from the coding sequence ATGAATAATATGGCAGGAAGCTTAATGCAATATAATGAGATTTATTGGCCTTGGCCTATTGCACTATATTTGTTTTTAGCAGGGCTTAGTGCTGGGTGTTTGATGGTTTCATTAATAGTAAAATTTAATAGATTTACACATAATACTAATAGTATTTGGGACGCTACGATTAAAGCAGGAGCGTTAATTTCTCCACTTGCTATTAGCTTGGGGCTTTTGCTTTTGATAATTGATTTAGGCAAACCACTTACGTTTTATTTATTGCTAATAAAATACAATTTTACTTCGGTTATGACTTTAGGTGTTTTGTTTTTATTAGTTTATACACCTTTAGCATTTTTATACGCATTAATCATTTTTGAGCGTGAAATAGGGCTTTATTTTAGGTTCTTAATTCCTATTACAAATTCCATAAGAAAAATGGCTAATTTTGCAAAGATGATTGAATATGTATTGTTTTTCTTAGCTTTATGTGTTGGTGCTTATACGGGATTTTTATTAAGTGCGATTTCTAAAATCCCTTTATGGAATACCCCTATTTTACCATTACTTTTTGTGGTTTCTGCGTTTTCTTGTGGAATAGCTGCAAATATACTTGTGGGAATTTTATTTTTTAAAGCTCATTTAAATAAAGAAAACATAAAGTATTTATTAGTTTTAGATTTAAGAGCAATAATGCTTGAAATCCCTATCTTGCTTTTACTTTTTGTAGGGATGTATTATAGTGGGGGCGAGAGTTTAATATCGCTTAAGGCTATTTTTTCTCATGAGTTTTATTCAAAATTATTTTGGTTTGGAGTGTTAGGAACGGGGCTTATTTTACCTATTTTAATAGCCCTAACCGCACTTAAAAACCACGCCTATAAACCTGCATTCATAATAATAAACTCTCTTGCTGTGCTAGTTGGAGTAGTAATGTTAAGATTTTTTATCGTTTATGCAGGACAAGTTTGCATTAGCTAA
- a CDS encoding cation:dicarboxylase symporter family transporter, with product MKDFFINFFTLSEPLSITFVLVYLILCFWLNRLAYTISFAKRMTLALFLGVILGVLAQYLANYPANSKEILWLEQTRIWYSFVVSIFISLLKLMIVPIVFFGISSSLLKLEGGVKISSILSRSIFWLLITTAIASAIGLSLGVIFNLGSDVVVQTSKTIKEARTLSSILLGLMPNNIIDSFANNNILGVILVAFLFTLGARKIGTKEENKEIFSTYKNLVIFINKIIMNVITNIIQLMPYAVVAMIANVLIANGVAAMKEAGLFIILTYASGILMIIVFSIILAFHGLSPMVYYKKAFEVLLLAFTSRSSAGVLPITIRTLHTKLGVSENNANFVAGLGATIGMSGCAGYYVGLVAAFIMHSAGLSIDLSSAVLIIIITLVGSLSIAGIPGISIVAASIMITGLGLGDKFYLLGVIFAIDPIIDMVRTMSNVNGAMIAAIATDSELKTLNKDEYKDLNNERD from the coding sequence ATGAAAGATTTTTTCATTAACTTTTTTACACTTTCAGAGCCTTTATCAATTACTTTTGTATTAGTTTATTTAATATTATGCTTTTGGCTAAATCGTTTAGCATATACTATAAGTTTTGCAAAAAGAATGACATTGGCACTATTTTTAGGCGTTATTTTGGGTGTATTAGCTCAATATTTGGCAAATTATCCTGCAAATTCTAAAGAAATTTTATGGCTTGAGCAAACTAGAATTTGGTATTCTTTCGTTGTAAGTATTTTTATTAGCTTATTAAAACTTATGATAGTTCCTATTGTGTTTTTTGGAATTTCATCATCTTTATTAAAGCTTGAAGGTGGAGTAAAAATTTCATCAATTCTTAGTAGAAGTATTTTTTGGCTTTTAATAACTACTGCAATTGCAAGTGCTATAGGTCTTAGTTTAGGTGTAATATTTAATCTAGGAAGTGATGTTGTAGTGCAAACTTCAAAAACTATAAAAGAAGCTAGAACCCTAAGCTCAATTTTATTAGGTTTAATGCCAAATAATATTATAGATTCTTTTGCAAATAATAATATTTTAGGAGTAATTTTAGTAGCATTTTTATTCACTCTTGGTGCAAGAAAAATAGGCACAAAAGAAGAAAATAAAGAAATATTTAGCACCTATAAAAACCTAGTAATTTTTATAAACAAAATTATTATGAATGTAATTACAAATATAATCCAACTAATGCCTTATGCTGTTGTCGCGATGATTGCAAATGTGCTAATAGCAAATGGAGTTGCAGCTATGAAAGAAGCTGGGTTATTTATAATACTAACTTATGCAAGTGGAATTTTAATGATTATTGTATTTTCTATCATTTTAGCATTTCACGGCTTATCTCCTATGGTGTATTATAAAAAAGCGTTTGAAGTGCTATTATTAGCTTTTACTTCAAGAAGTTCAGCGGGTGTTTTACCGATTACCATTCGCACACTTCATACTAAATTAGGCGTTAGTGAAAACAATGCAAACTTCGTAGCAGGGCTGGGTGCTACTATAGGAATGAGTGGCTGTGCTGGGTATTATGTAGGGCTTGTGGCTGCATTTATTATGCATAGTGCAGGGCTTAGCATTGATTTATCTAGCGCCGTTTTAATTATTATAATTACTCTTGTTGGGTCTTTAAGCATCGCAGGAATTCCTGGAATTTCAATTGTAGCAGCTTCTATTATGATTACAGGGCTTGGACTTGGGGATAAGTTTTATTTACTAGGTGTGATTTTTGCAATTGACCCTATTATAGATATGGTAAGAACTATGAGCAATGTAAATGGTGCTATGATTGCAGCAATTGCGACTGATAGCGAGTTAAAAACATTAAATAAAGATGAATATAAGGATTTAAACAATGAAAGAGATTAA
- the phsA gene encoding thiosulfate reductase PhsA produces MQRREFLKGSAFLGSLACINPVLSANAFTKGDKKSVFSVCEMCSTRCPIEISVKDNKGVFINGNPKFSTNKTSVCARGGAGINQLYDKNRLIKPLIRVGKRGENKWREASWDEALNLVATKLNEIKEKHGASSVIFTSKAGESHTHMSNFACAYGSPNIFSHYSSCPITYNMVLEHTYGGGLSRDFANAKYIVNFGHNLFEGIVISDAKKLAKFAAASDTKLLVLEPRFSVVAAKADEWLPIKPGTDVAFLMALIHIWLRDEKYDKEFVNEYCIGLDELKASVKDTSPKWQESITGISADTIERIADEIYKAAPKVVIDWGHKTTTTYAEYQRTRAIAIANALMGNYEKKGGIHTSKNTNTLNKIIGEDIFPTLDNPSNVFKVPNTPRIDGAGEVGNKNYFVSRKHGVLMDIAPAILSKKPYPIKAWVNTRFNHLVNVANVNESLKAINELDFIVSIDIYLNDFSNLADVVLPESSYLERDESIATIGNGYYMRNKAVEVIGDTKSGFDIFRKLASMMKIDELYTYTTIDEYRMQQAKGNVDLLANLKKDGIVTYKVPSLYLREPKTIKEFAKTYPQIKDKIDSNGELSSLINFKTPSKKIELFIEKVENLFPTHGCLNTTDYDVFKNHEFCLTSGKTPIHTNAHTQNIPILNELMSESPVWINETKAKELGFKDGDLVYLENEFGKIQVKLMLTQGIRPDTLFIYHGFGRNTPALKNIHEIGANDSIVLGSRSGYVCSTMVTNIGVDIKRA; encoded by the coding sequence ATGCAAAGAAGGGAATTTTTAAAAGGCTCTGCATTTTTAGGTTCATTAGCCTGTATTAATCCAGTTTTGAGTGCTAATGCCTTTACAAAAGGGGATAAAAAAAGTGTTTTTTCGGTTTGCGAGATGTGTTCTACTCGCTGTCCTATTGAAATAAGCGTTAAAGATAATAAAGGCGTATTTATTAATGGTAATCCAAAATTTAGCACAAATAAAACTAGCGTATGTGCAAGGGGTGGAGCAGGAATTAATCAATTATATGATAAAAACCGCCTTATTAAGCCTTTAATTCGTGTAGGTAAGCGTGGGGAAAACAAATGGCGTGAAGCTAGTTGGGACGAAGCTTTAAATTTAGTTGCAACAAAGTTAAATGAAATAAAAGAAAAGCACGGAGCTAGTAGCGTAATATTTACAAGCAAAGCCGGAGAATCTCACACTCATATGAGTAATTTTGCCTGTGCTTACGGCAGTCCTAATATATTTTCACATTATTCAAGCTGTCCGATTACTTATAATATGGTTTTAGAGCATACTTATGGCGGCGGCTTATCAAGAGATTTTGCTAATGCAAAATATATTGTAAATTTCGGACATAATTTATTTGAAGGTATAGTAATAAGTGATGCTAAAAAACTAGCTAAATTTGCAGCTGCAAGTGATACAAAACTACTTGTCCTTGAGCCTAGATTTAGCGTAGTTGCTGCTAAGGCTGATGAGTGGCTACCTATTAAGCCAGGAACTGATGTGGCATTTTTAATGGCATTAATTCATATTTGGCTAAGAGATGAAAAATACGATAAAGAATTTGTAAATGAATATTGCATAGGACTTGATGAACTTAAAGCTAGTGTAAAAGATACAAGCCCTAAATGGCAAGAAAGTATCACTGGAATTAGTGCTGATACTATTGAGCGAATTGCCGATGAAATCTATAAAGCTGCTCCTAAAGTAGTAATTGATTGGGGACATAAAACCACTACTACTTATGCAGAATATCAACGCACAAGAGCTATTGCAATAGCAAACGCTTTAATGGGAAATTACGAGAAAAAAGGTGGCATTCACACTAGCAAAAATACAAATACTTTAAACAAAATCATAGGCGAAGATATTTTCCCTACTCTTGATAATCCTAGCAATGTTTTTAAGGTTCCTAACACTCCTAGAATTGATGGTGCAGGTGAAGTTGGAAATAAAAATTATTTTGTATCCAGAAAACACGGAGTTTTAATGGATATTGCCCCTGCAATACTTAGCAAAAAGCCATATCCTATTAAAGCTTGGGTAAATACTAGGTTTAATCACTTAGTAAATGTAGCAAATGTAAATGAGAGTTTAAAGGCTATAAATGAGCTAGATTTTATAGTAAGTATTGATATATATTTAAATGATTTTAGCAATTTAGCTGATGTGGTATTACCAGAAAGCTCATATTTAGAGCGAGATGAGAGCATTGCAACTATAGGAAATGGCTATTATATGAGAAATAAAGCCGTAGAAGTTATAGGCGATACAAAAAGTGGTTTTGATATTTTTAGAAAACTAGCAAGTATGATGAAAATTGATGAGCTTTATACTTATACGACAATAGATGAGTATAGAATGCAGCAAGCTAAAGGTAATGTAGATTTACTAGCAAATCTTAAAAAAGATGGCATAGTAACTTATAAAGTCCCTAGTCTTTATTTAAGAGAGCCAAAAACCATAAAAGAATTTGCTAAAACTTATCCACAAATTAAAGATAAAATTGATAGTAACGGCGAACTTAGTTCACTAATTAACTTTAAGACACCTAGTAAAAAAATAGAGCTTTTCATAGAAAAAGTTGAAAACTTATTCCCAACTCACGGCTGTTTAAATACAACTGATTATGATGTGTTTAAAAATCATGAATTTTGTCTAACAAGTGGCAAAACTCCAATTCATACAAATGCTCATACTCAAAATATCCCAATTTTAAATGAATTAATGAGTGAAAGTCCTGTGTGGATAAATGAAACTAAGGCTAAAGAATTAGGCTTTAAAGATGGCGATTTAGTATATTTAGAAAATGAATTTGGCAAAATCCAAGTAAAACTTATGCTAACTCAAGGCATTCGTCCTGATACATTGTTTATTTATCACGGATTTGGTCGTAACACTCCAGCACTTAAAAATATTCACGAAATAGGTGCAAATGATAGCATAGTGCTAGGTTCAAGAAGTGGTTATGTTTGTAGCACAATGGTTACAAATATAGGCGTAGATATTAAAAGGGCTTAA
- a CDS encoding redoxin domain-containing protein produces the protein MLVTKKAPDFTAPAVLGNNTIDNNFNLYKNMGKKGTVVFFYPKDFTFVCPSEIIAFDKRFKDFQDRGINVIGISGDNEFCHFAWKNTPVNQGGIGNVQFPLVADLTKEIARGFDVLFDEAVALRGSFLLDADGTVRHAVINDLPLGRNIDEMIRMVDTMLFTNEHGEVCPAGWHKGEKGMKADPKGVADYLANNSEKL, from the coding sequence ATGTTAGTTACAAAAAAAGCACCAGATTTTACAGCTCCAGCTGTATTAGGAAACAATACAATAGATAACAATTTTAATCTATACAAAAATATGGGTAAAAAAGGAACAGTAGTATTCTTTTATCCAAAAGATTTTACATTCGTATGTCCAAGTGAAATTATCGCATTTGATAAAAGATTTAAAGATTTCCAAGATAGAGGAATTAATGTAATCGGAATTAGTGGCGATAATGAATTCTGCCATTTTGCTTGGAAAAATACTCCAGTAAATCAAGGCGGTATTGGCAATGTTCAATTTCCATTAGTAGCAGACCTTACAAAAGAAATCGCTCGTGGTTTTGATGTATTATTTGATGAAGCAGTAGCTTTAAGAGGTTCATTCTTATTAGACGCTGATGGAACAGTTCGCCACGCAGTAATTAATGACCTACCATTAGGAAGAAATATTGATGAAATGATTAGAATGGTAGATACAATGCTATTTACAAATGAGCATGGTGAAGTATGTCCAGCTGGCTGGCATAAAGGCGAAAAAGGTATGAAAGCTGATCCAAAAGGTGTTGCTGATTACCTAGCTAACAATAGCGAAAAACTATAA
- a CDS encoding thioredoxin family protein, which yields MKEINYQEYLDIKDNATCVIAFGAPWCRDCKIAEPFLVELSQKYTNINFYHVNVDKDENIRADLGIRHIPTILFLKNGEEVHTRVVEPHSISLIEEGVLKL from the coding sequence ATGAAAGAGATTAATTATCAAGAATATTTAGATATTAAAGACAATGCAACTTGTGTTATAGCTTTTGGAGCACCTTGGTGTAGGGATTGTAAGATTGCTGAGCCGTTTTTGGTAGAGCTTAGTCAAAAATATACTAATATAAATTTTTACCATGTAAATGTTGATAAAGATGAAAATATAAGAGCTGATTTGGGTATTCGCCATATTCCTACGATACTTTTTTTAAAAAATGGAGAAGAAGTGCATACAAGAGTGGTTGAGCCGCACTCAATTTCTTTAATTGAAGAAGGCGTTTTAAAGCTTTAA